From the Methanomicrobia archaeon genome, one window contains:
- a CDS encoding 50S ribosomal protein L18e, producing the protein MRRREKTDPRISRLIDELKRNSREQNVPLWRDLATRLEKPRRQYAEVNLSRINRYSAEHDTVVVPGKVLSAGQLEKQVTIAALGFSKKAAEKIGVRGKCLSIEELMAVNPKGSGVKILV; encoded by the coding sequence ATGAGGAGAAGAGAGAAGACAGATCCACGGATTTCGCGGCTGATCGATGAGCTGAAGCGAAATTCGCGAGAGCAGAACGTGCCGCTGTGGCGAGATCTCGCGACGCGGTTGGAGAAGCCGCGACGGCAGTACGCGGAGGTCAATTTGAGCAGGATCAACCGCTATTCGGCTGAGCATGATACGGTCGTAGTGCCCGGTAAGGTGCTGAGCGCGGGGCAGCTGGAGAAGCAGGTAACAATCGCTGCGCTGGGCTTCAGCAAGAAGGCCGCTGAGAAGATCGGCGTGCGTGGTAAATGCCTGAGCATTGAAGAATTGATGGCGGTTAACCCGAAAGGTTCCGGTGTAAAGATACTGGTATAA
- a CDS encoding 50S ribosomal protein L13 — protein sequence MGREVIDGEGLILGRMASGVAKRLLNEPETEIVIVNAESVVISGTKKYLFHEYKARRDRGSKEQGPFYPRMPDRIVKRTIRGMLPYKQGKGRAAFSRLKVYLGVPEAFEAEERQTMESASAARLSRKYLTLGEVSEKLGWVPRQS from the coding sequence ATGGGCAGAGAAGTGATAGATGGTGAAGGGCTTATCCTGGGGCGGATGGCCAGCGGCGTGGCAAAACGGCTGCTGAACGAGCCGGAGACGGAGATCGTGATCGTAAACGCCGAAAGCGTGGTCATCAGCGGCACGAAGAAGTATCTCTTCCATGAATATAAGGCAAGGCGTGACCGCGGCTCGAAGGAGCAGGGCCCGTTCTACCCCAGAATGCCCGATCGGATCGTGAAACGGACGATCCGGGGCATGCTGCCGTACAAGCAAGGTAAGGGGCGAGCTGCATTCTCACGATTGAAGGTTTATCTCGGTGTGCCTGAAGCGTTTGAAGCTGAGGAGCGACAGACGATGGAGAGCGCCTCGGCTGCACGATTATCCCGTAAGTATTTAACGTTGGGGGAGGTGAGTGAGAAGTTAGGATGGGTACCAAGGCAAAGCTAA
- a CDS encoding 30S ribosomal protein S9 — protein MGTKAKLKKIVNEVGKRKTAVARATIKEGSGVVRVNKKPLDVIEPEVVRAKLAEPMFIAAQFPEIDTTSIDVDVTVTGGGFMGQAEAARTAIARSLVEWTANEQLREAYLSYDRHLLVSDMRKKEMKKFGAKGPRAKRQKSYR, from the coding sequence ATGGGTACCAAGGCAAAGCTAAAGAAGATCGTAAATGAGGTCGGGAAGCGGAAGACCGCTGTTGCACGAGCAACCATTAAGGAGGGCAGCGGTGTCGTCCGTGTGAACAAGAAACCGTTGGATGTCATCGAGCCGGAAGTGGTCCGAGCGAAGCTGGCAGAGCCGATGTTCATCGCCGCTCAGTTCCCTGAGATCGACACGACCAGCATCGATGTGGACGTGACGGTTACGGGCGGCGGCTTCATGGGCCAGGCTGAGGCGGCGCGCACCGCTATCGCGCGCAGCCTGGTGGAGTGGACGGCGAACGAGCAACTGCGCGAGGCCTATCTGAGCTATGATCGTCATCTGCTGGTGAGCGATATGCGGAAGAAAGAGATGAAGAAGTTCGGTGCAAAGGGGCCACGAGCGAAGCGGCAGAAGTCCTACCGGTGA
- a CDS encoding DNA-directed RNA polymerase subunit N: MIPVRCFTCGKVISDVWDEYKERIKRETPGQVLDDLGISRYCCRRMLLTHAELIDEIAPYG, from the coding sequence ATGATCCCGGTCAGGTGTTTCACGTGCGGTAAGGTCATCTCAGACGTCTGGGACGAATATAAGGAGCGCATCAAGCGCGAGACGCCCGGGCAGGTGCTGGACGATCTGGGGATCAGCCGCTATTGCTGCAGACGGATGCTACTCACACACGCAGAGTTGATAGATGAGATAGCGCCGTATGGATGA
- a CDS encoding DNA-directed RNA polymerase subunit K — protein sequence MIVTGKEKQEQRIKKEHYTKYEKARIIGARALQIAMGAPVLIETDDLDPIEIAIQEFERDVVPITVKRTAD from the coding sequence ATGATCGTGACGGGCAAAGAGAAGCAGGAACAAAGAATAAAAAAGGAACACTATACGAAATACGAGAAAGCACGCATTATCGGCGCACGAGCATTGCAGATCGCTATGGGTGCGCCCGTACTCATCGAGACCGACGATCTCGATCCCATAGAGATCGCAATTCAGGAATTCGAGCGTGATGTCGTGCCTATCACCGTGAAACGGACTGCGGACTGA
- the pdxS gene encoding pyridoxal 5'-phosphate synthase lyase subunit PdxS yields MVIEDLRHGTELLKRGFAAMQKGGVIMDVTSGEQARIAEDAGAIAVMALHAVPADIRKAGGVARMADPAAITEIIDAVTIPVMAKCRIGHFVEAQVLEALGVDMIDESEVLTPVDTHHVDKRDFTVPFVCGARDLGEALRRIQEGAAMIRTKGEAGTGDVKEAVRHMKLIMGEIRALRGKNEEELRDVAKELKVTVELVQETAKLQRLPVVNFAAGGVATPADAAFMMQLGADGVFVGSGIFKSQNPARMAAAIVEAVNNYDDAKKLAELSKGLGDPMKGIEVNALAESELLQVRGW; encoded by the coding sequence ATAGTGATTGAGGATCTGAGACATGGCACAGAGCTGCTGAAGCGTGGATTCGCGGCCATGCAGAAGGGTGGTGTAATCATGGACGTGACGAGTGGGGAGCAAGCGCGGATAGCAGAGGACGCCGGTGCGATTGCCGTGATGGCCTTGCATGCTGTGCCCGCTGACATCCGGAAGGCGGGTGGCGTGGCACGTATGGCAGATCCCGCGGCGATCACGGAGATCATTGATGCGGTGACGATTCCGGTAATGGCAAAGTGTCGTATCGGGCACTTTGTAGAGGCGCAGGTGCTCGAAGCACTCGGCGTTGATATGATCGATGAGTCAGAGGTGCTTACCCCGGTGGACACGCATCACGTGGACAAGCGCGACTTCACCGTGCCCTTCGTCTGCGGAGCCCGTGATCTGGGCGAGGCTTTACGGCGCATCCAGGAAGGTGCAGCTATGATTCGAACGAAAGGTGAAGCGGGTACGGGCGATGTGAAGGAAGCGGTTCGGCATATGAAGCTCATCATGGGTGAGATACGTGCCCTCAGGGGCAAGAACGAGGAGGAGCTGCGCGACGTCGCGAAAGAGCTCAAAGTCACCGTGGAGCTGGTGCAGGAGACGGCAAAACTACAGCGGTTACCGGTCGTGAACTTCGCGGCAGGCGGTGTGGCCACACCCGCGGACGCCGCGTTCATGATGCAGCTCGGTGCGGACGGTGTCTTCGTCGGTTCTGGCATCTTCAAGTCCCAGAACCCAGCACGAATGGCCGCGGCGATCGTGGAAGCGGTCAACAACTACGACGACGCGAAGAAGCTCGCGGAGCTCTCAAAAGGGCTGGGTGACCCGATGAAGGGCATTGAAGTGAACGCCCTGGCCGAGAGCGAGCTCTTGCAGGTACGTGGTTGGTGA
- a CDS encoding methyltransferase domain-containing protein, with amino-acid sequence MQLAFELSGEHETLPRAELLASLDALNIRYTIKFVAGRIFVIDAQLAPESARLFELARRLGMTHQVYEVLDQCGLHDRELLIRVESMDLESVMGRGRTFAVCVHFMELNRLYPRRQALLKAVGECITRKGYTVDLNRPAKTFVLLFTADTCSLCTRVWRIDKRQFGDKRPHARPFFLPGVIMPKVARALVNLSGIRANERLLDPFCGTGGIVLEGAMVGARVMAADIQRKMVYGAQKNMAFFSVPCELLMSDSKWLPLRSGSMDAVVTDLPYGRASVVAGAGIPEDEDARADYLARLYAAAMVEIHRVLKPGKRAVMVSNIPSLPALTRGMGFLLCDEHAYRVHKSLTRYITVLEKA; translated from the coding sequence ATGCAGCTCGCATTTGAACTCTCGGGTGAGCACGAGACACTACCCCGAGCGGAGCTGCTCGCATCCCTGGACGCGTTGAATATCCGCTACACGATAAAATTCGTCGCGGGCAGAATCTTTGTGATCGACGCGCAACTCGCACCTGAAAGTGCAAGACTCTTTGAATTAGCACGCCGCTTGGGTATGACGCACCAGGTGTACGAGGTGCTCGACCAGTGTGGACTGCATGATCGTGAACTCCTGATTCGGGTTGAGAGCATGGATTTAGAGTCGGTGATGGGCAGGGGACGCACCTTCGCCGTATGTGTCCATTTCATGGAGCTGAATCGGCTCTACCCCCGTCGACAAGCGTTACTCAAAGCAGTCGGCGAGTGCATCACGCGAAAAGGTTATACCGTGGATCTCAACCGGCCTGCGAAGACCTTCGTGCTCCTCTTCACTGCGGATACCTGCTCCTTGTGCACGCGAGTGTGGCGGATCGATAAGCGGCAATTTGGCGATAAGCGACCACATGCACGACCCTTCTTCTTACCCGGCGTCATCATGCCGAAGGTCGCCCGTGCGCTCGTCAATCTCAGTGGTATTCGAGCGAATGAGCGCTTGCTCGATCCGTTCTGCGGCACCGGTGGAATCGTCCTGGAGGGTGCAATGGTGGGTGCGCGCGTCATGGCCGCGGACATCCAGCGGAAGATGGTCTACGGTGCGCAGAAGAATATGGCATTCTTCAGTGTGCCGTGCGAACTCCTCATGAGCGACTCGAAATGGCTGCCCCTGCGGTCCGGGAGCATGGACGCGGTCGTTACTGACCTGCCGTACGGGCGGGCGTCCGTTGTAGCGGGCGCGGGTATCCCGGAGGACGAAGACGCGCGCGCTGATTACCTCGCACGGTTGTATGCGGCTGCGATGGTCGAGATCCACCGCGTGCTGAAGCCCGGTAAGAGAGCGGTCATGGTCTCGAATATACCCTCGTTACCTGCCCTTACGCGTGGTATGGGGTTCCTGCTTTGTGACGAGCACGCCTATCGCGTGCACAAAAGCCTGACCCGGTACATCACGGTGCTGGAGAAGGCGTAA
- a CDS encoding tRNA (cytidine(56)-2'-O)-methyltransferase — protein sequence MEIVVLRLGHRLERDKRVTTHVGLVSRALGAQGLLLAADDKGVERSLTRVAKRWGGEFFVKTGVRWRDALRNWHQAGGKVCHLTMYGANLHEVIAEIREAAEAERTPILVVVGAEKVPFEVYETADWNVAIGNQPHSEIAALAIFLDHLQRGQELTARFEHAELEIVPSRRGKEVVVSGEEQ from the coding sequence ATGGAGATCGTTGTGCTGCGATTAGGGCATCGTCTGGAGCGCGATAAACGGGTGACCACGCATGTCGGTCTGGTGAGCCGCGCATTGGGTGCACAGGGGTTGCTCCTCGCTGCGGATGATAAAGGCGTCGAGCGCAGCCTCACGCGCGTAGCGAAACGCTGGGGCGGAGAGTTCTTCGTCAAAACCGGCGTGCGCTGGCGCGACGCGCTCAGAAACTGGCACCAAGCGGGCGGTAAGGTCTGTCATCTCACCATGTACGGCGCGAACCTCCACGAGGTGATCGCGGAGATACGCGAAGCTGCTGAAGCTGAGCGCACGCCGATACTGGTTGTTGTGGGCGCGGAAAAGGTCCCGTTCGAGGTCTATGAAACCGCCGACTGGAACGTCGCGATCGGTAATCAACCCCACTCGGAGATCGCTGCACTCGCGATATTCCTCGACCATTTGCAGCGCGGTCAGGAGCTAACGGCACGATTTGAGCATGCCGAGCTGGAGATCGTGCCGAGCAGGCGAGGAAAAGAGGTCGTGGTAAGCGGGGAAGAACAATAG
- a CDS encoding ExsB family transcriptional regulator: MELKEITLEELQPEQFIEAQVEAIRSVVGSGTAINALSGGVDSSTVTLLGHRALGDRLKTYFIENGIMRQGEPEHIVSLFKELGIRVELFDARAQFFKALAGLIDPEEKREAITQTFYKAVFGTLVKESGAKYLLQGTNYTDVEETVAGVKRQHNILEQLGIDTQATFGYTVIEPVIQLRKPAVRLVGRALGLPEAIYNRPPFPGPALAARVIGEVTPDRIAVVRKATQIVEDELQAAGAFQYLAILHADRVTGVRAGRRDYGLQVEVRCWDSSDAQTGRPTRLPYESLERLADRITSEVPGVVSVTYNITSKPPSTIEAI; this comes from the coding sequence ATGGAACTTAAGGAGATCACGCTCGAGGAGTTGCAACCCGAGCAGTTCATCGAAGCGCAAGTCGAAGCTATCAGATCGGTGGTCGGCAGTGGCACCGCGATCAATGCGCTCTCCGGCGGGGTCGATTCGTCTACCGTGACGCTGCTGGGGCACCGTGCACTGGGCGACCGCTTGAAGACGTACTTCATCGAGAATGGCATTATGCGGCAGGGTGAGCCCGAACACATCGTTTCACTCTTCAAGGAGCTGGGGATACGGGTCGAGCTGTTCGACGCAAGAGCGCAGTTCTTCAAGGCGCTTGCAGGGCTGATTGACCCTGAGGAGAAACGCGAAGCGATCACGCAGACCTTTTACAAGGCGGTTTTCGGCACGCTCGTCAAGGAGAGCGGTGCGAAGTATCTGCTCCAGGGCACCAATTACACCGACGTTGAAGAGACGGTTGCGGGCGTGAAGCGGCAGCACAATATCCTTGAGCAACTGGGGATCGATACGCAGGCCACATTCGGTTACACGGTAATTGAGCCGGTCATTCAGCTCCGTAAACCCGCGGTTCGACTCGTTGGTAGGGCGCTCGGACTGCCAGAAGCGATCTATAACCGGCCGCCGTTCCCCGGTCCTGCATTGGCCGCACGCGTCATCGGCGAGGTCACGCCTGACCGCATCGCGGTGGTGCGCAAAGCGACGCAGATCGTTGAGGATGAACTCCAGGCCGCAGGTGCGTTCCAATATCTGGCGATCCTGCACGCGGATAGGGTGACCGGGGTACGCGCGGGCAGGCGCGACTACGGGCTGCAAGTAGAAGTACGCTGTTGGGATAGCTCGGACGCGCAGACGGGTCGACCAACGCGATTACCCTACGAGTCACTGGAGCGCCTGGCAGATCGGATAACGAGCGAAGTGCCCGGCGTCGTCAGTGTCACGTACAATATTACCAGCAAGCCGCCTTCGACGATCGAAGCAATTTAA
- a CDS encoding KamA family radical SAM protein, producing the protein MTSRWDECWAAAPELHALLKESESVESAREKLIGYLNALEWTYRRDVDTLDPWDYIILEDALRCLKNIISPRNERLSETSALEFVWTAAVTGDADVSDDFVDEFVHFFKAVKGKADVYPSCLMAGVELPEFNRYRGREAALLRSDYLDHMGERMRSYLVRYPSGLEPEIVERRKENRRRILEVLNATEDDWNDWHWQFSRVFKNLDGFKTLKKIIKLIPVQERAIALAVENDVPFGVTPHYLHLMDPEPSDYDYAVRRQVFPPLSYVENMIAHKEDRELAFDFMREHDTSPIELVTRRYPTVAIIKPYDSCPQICVYCQRNWEITSPLMPAALAPMERIDRAIEWFAEHESMMDVLLTGGDPLAMNDKLVENIVSRLSEISHMHSIRIATRIPITVPQRITEELCEIFESYYELGKQTLCMVTHFEHPYEVTRETAEAIKRIKMIGMHVYNQQVFTFANSRRFETAALRIAMKQIGVDPYYLFNMKGKSEIEDYAVPVARILQERKEEARLLPGIFRSDEPVFNVPFLGKNHLRAGQDHELIAIQPDGRRMYLFHPWEKNIETVNPYLYTDVTIRGYLDKVKARGENPDDYRSIWYYY; encoded by the coding sequence GTGACATCTCGATGGGACGAATGCTGGGCAGCCGCACCAGAGCTTCATGCGCTTCTGAAGGAGAGTGAGTCGGTCGAGAGCGCACGTGAGAAGCTGATCGGCTATCTTAACGCACTGGAGTGGACGTATAGGCGTGATGTTGATACCCTTGACCCATGGGATTATATCATCCTGGAAGACGCGCTTCGCTGCCTCAAGAACATCATATCGCCACGCAATGAGCGGCTATCAGAAACCTCCGCGCTGGAATTCGTCTGGACCGCGGCCGTCACCGGTGACGCGGACGTATCTGACGACTTTGTTGACGAGTTCGTGCACTTCTTCAAGGCGGTCAAGGGAAAAGCTGATGTTTACCCCTCGTGCTTGATGGCCGGGGTCGAGCTCCCTGAATTCAACCGGTATCGAGGCCGTGAAGCTGCATTACTACGCTCTGATTACCTCGACCACATGGGCGAGCGGATGCGGAGCTATCTGGTACGGTATCCCAGCGGCCTCGAGCCTGAGATCGTGGAGCGTCGTAAAGAGAACAGGAGACGGATCTTAGAGGTGCTCAACGCCACTGAGGACGACTGGAACGACTGGCACTGGCAGTTCAGTCGTGTATTCAAGAATTTAGATGGATTTAAGACCTTAAAGAAGATCATCAAGCTCATCCCGGTGCAGGAGCGGGCTATAGCGCTCGCTGTTGAGAATGATGTCCCCTTTGGCGTTACGCCACACTATTTACACCTCATGGATCCCGAGCCGAGCGATTACGATTACGCCGTCCGTCGTCAGGTCTTCCCGCCTTTGAGCTACGTGGAGAATATGATCGCGCATAAAGAGGATCGCGAGCTCGCATTCGACTTCATGCGCGAGCATGACACTTCACCGATAGAACTCGTCACACGTCGTTACCCCACGGTGGCGATCATCAAACCGTACGATTCGTGCCCGCAGATCTGTGTCTACTGCCAGCGAAACTGGGAGATCACGTCGCCGTTGATGCCCGCGGCGCTGGCACCCATGGAGCGCATTGACCGGGCGATCGAGTGGTTCGCGGAGCACGAGAGTATGATGGATGTGCTCTTGACCGGTGGCGATCCGCTGGCAATGAACGATAAGTTGGTCGAGAATATCGTGAGCCGCCTCTCAGAGATATCTCATATGCACAGCATCAGGATCGCCACGCGCATCCCGATCACCGTGCCCCAGCGGATCACCGAGGAGCTCTGTGAGATCTTTGAGAGCTATTATGAGCTGGGCAAGCAGACACTCTGCATGGTTACGCATTTCGAGCATCCGTATGAAGTCACGCGTGAAACCGCGGAAGCGATAAAACGTATCAAGATGATCGGCATGCACGTTTACAACCAGCAGGTCTTCACCTTTGCGAACAGCCGTCGATTCGAGACCGCGGCGTTGCGAATCGCGATGAAGCAGATCGGCGTTGACCCCTATTATCTCTTCAACATGAAAGGCAAGAGCGAGATAGAGGATTATGCTGTCCCGGTCGCGCGTATTTTGCAGGAGCGGAAGGAGGAGGCACGATTGCTGCCCGGCATCTTCCGCAGTGACGAGCCGGTCTTCAACGTGCCGTTCCTCGGCAAGAACCATCTCCGCGCCGGGCAGGACCACGAGCTCATCGCGATACAGCCCGACGGGCGGCGCATGTATCTCTTCCATCCCTGGGAGAAGAACATTGAAACCGTTAACCCGTATCTGTACACGGACGTGACGATTCGGGGCTATCTCGATAAGGTAAAGGCGCGCGGCGAGAATCCCGATGACTACCGGAGCATCTGGTATTACTATTGA
- a CDS encoding carboxymuconolactone decarboxylase family protein has translation MVTLEEKIEVLLRDPDQTVAEIFAVVEEQLGFVPSILRGMAERPDILIPSVLTAYFLLGEPKALDRKTAELIAFACAVSLRGEACMKVHLREAQKAGASRQEIFEAVMIASVMAQTAVQASALSVCEAAGE, from the coding sequence ATGGTGACGTTAGAAGAGAAGATAGAAGTGCTGTTGAGAGATCCTGATCAGACGGTGGCGGAGATTTTTGCGGTTGTCGAGGAGCAGTTGGGGTTTGTGCCCTCGATACTCCGGGGCATGGCCGAGCGGCCGGATATTCTCATCCCCTCTGTATTGACTGCATACTTTCTGCTCGGAGAGCCCAAGGCGCTGGACCGGAAGACGGCTGAGCTGATCGCGTTTGCCTGCGCCGTTTCGCTACGTGGTGAGGCCTGCATGAAGGTGCATTTGCGTGAAGCGCAGAAGGCGGGTGCTTCGCGTCAGGAGATCTTTGAAGCCGTCATGATCGCAAGCGTGATGGCGCAGACAGCGGTGCAGGCAAGTGCGTTGAGCGTGTGTGAGGCGGCAGGTGAATGA
- the sfsA gene encoding DNA/RNA nuclease SfsA, which yields MPELVKLFQIEDPLECRIRERLNRFVVLIAAGEREYRAHLTNTGRLSEFMITGQRAFCFKTYHPGTTDFRLFAIEEHGLGALIDTWLQMTAFEVALNSGRIPWLANCGIVKRNAQLGASRIDYLLTCGGTALYLEVKSAVLREGTYALYPDCPSERGRKHIRELLRIARDGVQAKLVFMAALPNVTAFKPNRGADLELFEALKVARDSGVDLKALGLYYHPDDAWVYLYDPELPVSLGTQSGQSKIHKAPLKKVYYEQESGGLHTAVHTTRRITRGS from the coding sequence ATGCCCGAACTGGTGAAGCTCTTTCAGATCGAAGATCCGCTGGAATGCCGTATCCGGGAGCGGCTGAATCGATTCGTGGTGCTCATAGCGGCCGGTGAGCGCGAATATCGCGCGCACCTTACGAACACCGGTCGGCTCTCTGAGTTTATGATTACCGGTCAGCGAGCGTTCTGTTTCAAAACCTATCACCCGGGTACGACGGATTTCCGGCTCTTTGCTATCGAAGAGCACGGTCTTGGCGCGCTCATCGATACGTGGCTGCAGATGACCGCGTTTGAAGTCGCTCTGAATAGTGGGCGCATTCCGTGGCTCGCGAACTGCGGCATAGTCAAGCGAAACGCGCAGCTGGGTGCCTCACGCATTGACTACCTCCTTACGTGCGGTGGCACGGCGCTGTATCTCGAGGTGAAGAGCGCGGTCCTGCGTGAAGGCACGTATGCGCTGTATCCCGATTGCCCTTCTGAACGGGGGCGGAAGCACATCCGGGAACTCCTGCGAATAGCTCGAGACGGCGTGCAGGCGAAATTGGTGTTCATGGCTGCACTCCCGAATGTAACCGCGTTCAAGCCGAACCGTGGAGCGGATTTGGAGCTGTTTGAAGCGTTGAAGGTGGCGCGAGACAGTGGCGTTGATCTGAAAGCCCTGGGTTTGTACTATCATCCCGATGACGCGTGGGTGTATCTCTACGATCCCGAACTTCCCGTGAGTCTCGGTACCCAGTCAGGGCAATCGAAAATTCATAAGGCGCCGTTGAAAAAGGTATACTATGAACAAGAAAGTGGTGGCCTTCATACCGCAGTGCACACCACTCGCAGAATTACACGTGGAAGTTGA
- a CDS encoding manganese efflux pump produces the protein MITILLIAVGLAMDAFAVSISSGITIRDLKVSNALTIALFFGAFQAFMPVIGWFGGLAAREFVTGIDHWVAFGLLCMIGGKMIADAMRHGRESKKLDPTNLSVLALLAFATSIDALAVGLSLSFLKMAILLPALIIGLVTFGLSFLGVFVGNRSGNLIEHKAELIGGLILIGIGIKIVLDHTLLV, from the coding sequence ATGATTACGATCCTCCTGATCGCCGTGGGCTTAGCGATGGATGCCTTTGCCGTCTCGATCTCGAGTGGGATCACGATAAGAGATCTGAAAGTAAGCAATGCCCTTACGATCGCGCTCTTCTTCGGCGCGTTTCAAGCCTTCATGCCCGTCATCGGGTGGTTTGGTGGGCTTGCCGCACGAGAGTTCGTCACGGGGATAGACCACTGGGTCGCCTTTGGGCTCCTGTGCATGATTGGTGGTAAAATGATCGCTGATGCGATGCGTCATGGTCGGGAGAGTAAGAAACTCGACCCAACAAATCTCTCCGTGCTCGCGCTCCTCGCGTTCGCCACCAGCATTGATGCACTTGCCGTCGGGCTCAGCCTCTCATTTCTCAAGATGGCTATTCTCCTCCCCGCGTTGATCATCGGGCTCGTCACGTTCGGCTTATCATTTCTCGGCGTGTTCGTAGGAAACCGCTCAGGAAACCTCATTGAGCACAAGGCAGAGCTCATTGGCGGGCTCATTCTGATCGGCATTGGCATAAAGATCGTGCTCGATCATACCCTGCTTGTGTAA
- a CDS encoding YHS domain-containing protein: MAIDPVCKMEVAEQAAKFTTTYKGKTYYFCAPGCKKAFEANPEQYL; the protein is encoded by the coding sequence ATGGCAATCGATCCGGTCTGTAAGATGGAAGTGGCTGAGCAGGCCGCAAAGTTCACGACCACCTATAAAGGAAAAACCTATTACTTCTGCGCACCGGGCTGCAAGAAGGCGTTTGAGGCAAACCCGGAGCAGTACCTCTGA